In Mastomys coucha isolate ucsf_1 unplaced genomic scaffold, UCSF_Mcou_1 pScaffold20, whole genome shotgun sequence, one DNA window encodes the following:
- the Gpr19 gene encoding probable G-protein coupled receptor 19 isoform X2: MDNDQPPAVTATLLVPLQNHSCVEAAETLLPHGLMGLHEEHSWMSNQTDLQYELNPGEVATASIFFGALWLFSIFGNSLVCLVIHRSRRTQSTTNYFVVSMACADLLISVASTPFVVLQFTTGRWTLGSAMCKVVRYFQYLTPGVQIYVLLCICIDRFYTIVYPLSFKVSREKAKKMIAASWILDAAFVTPVFFFYGSNWDGHCNYFLPPSWEGTAYTVIHFLVGFVIPSILIILFYQKVIKYIWRIGTDGRTLRRTMNIVPRTKVKTVKMFLLLNLVFLFSWLPFHVAQLWHPHEQDYKKSSLVFTAVTWVSFSSSASKPTLYSIYNANFRRGMKETFCMSSMKCYRSNAYTITTSSRMAKRNYVGISEIPPVSRTITKDSIYDSFDREAREKKLAWPINSNPPNTFV; this comes from the coding sequence ATGGATAACGACCAGCCACCTGCGGTGACTGCTACCCTGCTGGTGCCCCTTCAGAACCACAGCTGCGTGGAAGCAGCTGAGACCCTGCTGCCCCATGGCCTGATGGGATTGCATGAGGAGCACAGCTGGATGAGCAACCAGACAGACCTTCAGTACGAGCTGAACCCTGGAGAGGTGGCCACCGCCAGCATTTTCTTTGGCGCTCTGTGGTTGTTCTCTATCTTTGGCAATTCCCTGGTGTGTCTGGTCATCCACCGGAGCCGGAGGACTCAGTCCACCACCAACTACTTTGTGGTGTCCATGGCGTGTGCTGACCTTCTCATCAGCGTGGCCAGCACGCCGTTTGTTGTGCTGCAGTTCACCACGGGGAGGTGGACCCTCGGCAGCGCCATGTGCAAGGTGGTCCGCTACTTCCAGTATCTCACCCCAGGCGTTCAGATCTACGTGCTCCTCTGCATCTGCATAGACCGCTTCTACACCATCGTCTACCCACTGAGCTTCAAGGTGTCCAGGGAAAAGGCCAAGAAAATGATTGCAGCCTCCTGGATCTTGGATGCAGCCTTTGTGACGCCTGTCTTCTTTTTCTACGGCTCTAACTGGGATGGTCACTGTAactacttcctccctccctcctgggaGGGAACTGCCTATACTGTCATCCACTTCTTGGTGGGCTTTGTGATCCCCTCCATCCTCATAATCCTGTTTTACCAGAAAGTCATAAAGTATATCTGGAGAATAGGCACTGACGGGCGGACCCTGCGGAGGACTATGAACATCGTCCCCAGGACAAAGGTGAAAACCGTCAAGATGTTTCTCCTCTTGAACCTGGTGTTCCtgttctcctggctgcctttccaCGTGGCTCAGCTCTGGCATCCCCATGAGCAAGACTACAAGAAGAGCTCCCTGGTCTTCACTGCAGTCACGTGGGTATCTTTCAGCTCCTCCGCCTCGAAACCCACTCTGTACTCCATTTATAATGCCAATTTTCGGAGAGGGATGAAAGAGACTTTCTGCATGTCCTCCATGAAATGCTACCGCAGCAATGCCTACACCATCACGACCAGTTCAAGGATGGCCAAGAGAAACTATGTGGGCATTTCAGAAATCCCTCCCGTGAGCAGGACGATAACCAAAGACTCCATCTATGACTCATTTGACCGTGAGGCCAGGGAGAAGAAGCTTGCCTGGCCCATCAACTCAAACCCACCAAACACTTTTGTCTGA
- the Gpr19 gene encoding probable G-protein coupled receptor 19 isoform X1: MVFAHRMDNDQPPAVTATLLVPLQNHSCVEAAETLLPHGLMGLHEEHSWMSNQTDLQYELNPGEVATASIFFGALWLFSIFGNSLVCLVIHRSRRTQSTTNYFVVSMACADLLISVASTPFVVLQFTTGRWTLGSAMCKVVRYFQYLTPGVQIYVLLCICIDRFYTIVYPLSFKVSREKAKKMIAASWILDAAFVTPVFFFYGSNWDGHCNYFLPPSWEGTAYTVIHFLVGFVIPSILIILFYQKVIKYIWRIGTDGRTLRRTMNIVPRTKVKTVKMFLLLNLVFLFSWLPFHVAQLWHPHEQDYKKSSLVFTAVTWVSFSSSASKPTLYSIYNANFRRGMKETFCMSSMKCYRSNAYTITTSSRMAKRNYVGISEIPPVSRTITKDSIYDSFDREAREKKLAWPINSNPPNTFV; encoded by the coding sequence ATGGTTTTTGCTCACAGAATGGATAACGACCAGCCACCTGCGGTGACTGCTACCCTGCTGGTGCCCCTTCAGAACCACAGCTGCGTGGAAGCAGCTGAGACCCTGCTGCCCCATGGCCTGATGGGATTGCATGAGGAGCACAGCTGGATGAGCAACCAGACAGACCTTCAGTACGAGCTGAACCCTGGAGAGGTGGCCACCGCCAGCATTTTCTTTGGCGCTCTGTGGTTGTTCTCTATCTTTGGCAATTCCCTGGTGTGTCTGGTCATCCACCGGAGCCGGAGGACTCAGTCCACCACCAACTACTTTGTGGTGTCCATGGCGTGTGCTGACCTTCTCATCAGCGTGGCCAGCACGCCGTTTGTTGTGCTGCAGTTCACCACGGGGAGGTGGACCCTCGGCAGCGCCATGTGCAAGGTGGTCCGCTACTTCCAGTATCTCACCCCAGGCGTTCAGATCTACGTGCTCCTCTGCATCTGCATAGACCGCTTCTACACCATCGTCTACCCACTGAGCTTCAAGGTGTCCAGGGAAAAGGCCAAGAAAATGATTGCAGCCTCCTGGATCTTGGATGCAGCCTTTGTGACGCCTGTCTTCTTTTTCTACGGCTCTAACTGGGATGGTCACTGTAactacttcctccctccctcctgggaGGGAACTGCCTATACTGTCATCCACTTCTTGGTGGGCTTTGTGATCCCCTCCATCCTCATAATCCTGTTTTACCAGAAAGTCATAAAGTATATCTGGAGAATAGGCACTGACGGGCGGACCCTGCGGAGGACTATGAACATCGTCCCCAGGACAAAGGTGAAAACCGTCAAGATGTTTCTCCTCTTGAACCTGGTGTTCCtgttctcctggctgcctttccaCGTGGCTCAGCTCTGGCATCCCCATGAGCAAGACTACAAGAAGAGCTCCCTGGTCTTCACTGCAGTCACGTGGGTATCTTTCAGCTCCTCCGCCTCGAAACCCACTCTGTACTCCATTTATAATGCCAATTTTCGGAGAGGGATGAAAGAGACTTTCTGCATGTCCTCCATGAAATGCTACCGCAGCAATGCCTACACCATCACGACCAGTTCAAGGATGGCCAAGAGAAACTATGTGGGCATTTCAGAAATCCCTCCCGTGAGCAGGACGATAACCAAAGACTCCATCTATGACTCATTTGACCGTGAGGCCAGGGAGAAGAAGCTTGCCTGGCCCATCAACTCAAACCCACCAAACACTTTTGTCTGA